A single region of the Actinoplanes sp. SE50/110 genome encodes:
- a CDS encoding type I polyketide synthase, whose product METHHHMDETPLAVVGMAGRFPGAADIDGLWKLLIDGADAIGPVPARRWDAGAVLDPERAIQGVGGFIDGVEEFDAGFFGVSPREAAAIDPQQRLLLETAWRTLEDAGIPAAGLAGSRTGVYVGASWHDYELVRGRSAAPATPHSLVGNALDVIAARVSYFLKLRGPSMTVETGCSSSLVALHLAGQALRSGEIGAALVAGVNLILDPHVTVGLTHFGALSPDGRCATFSDEANGFVRGEGVAALCLKTLDRALADGDRIHGVIARTVVNNDGGGESLVTPSPDGQEDLIRSAYGPPGEPTGPAPFYIEAHGTGTDRGDPIEVTTLGRLLGRPGDEPLHVGSIKTNIGHLEACAGLAGLIKLLLVLRHRVVPPSLNSARLNPAIPFTDLGVRVVREPVPVPAGPVRLGVSSFGWGGTNAHVVVQDPPVGGPEAGRDGASTGLPPVTMLSAKDWPSLTRRAADLAAAVPAAADRVPGLAGTLAWRRDHFGVRAAVVGSRPQELRRLLDALAGRAEDAQDDPGLVTGRAVETGRVAFVYPGQGAQWAGMGRELYRDSPVFRDVIDRCAVALRPHLDEDLLDVFAAGGDDRWMDRLDRLQPVLWATALGLTALWRACGVEPDVVIGHSQGEVVAATVTGALSLDDAALVVARRSRIAARTSGRGRMLMVDLDVDSAYAALEGFEDTVALAAHNGPTSCVLSGDADSVLILKELLEAEGTYCRLVNVDYASHSPQMDALRPDLLDALSAVRPRPGRPAMMSTVRRALVSGTELDAAYWVDNLRRPVMFADAIGDLLDDGVTHIVEISPHPILVTPIKRVSARRAHAPAVLATLRRGQGTVGDFATAAAAAYVAGLEPFGGLPREGVAAAPGYPLRPEPYWPVEAPGAWSGTQGFAARLRPAPDDPGSWTATFTLSCAGVPWLAEHQVHGVPVLPGAAVLTALLSCARQRWRAAPGLITGLRLTGAVALGEAPVGLAAHWRDTARGATVRLLALPEAATTWEEKATARVVRAQQPRLAPAFPDDLAARLTHDADDFYRLWHGRGLQYGPALRGIRRLAAGDGRALGEIVLAERLRAAPSHGAPHPALIDAALQVALAACEPAGDTAVVPVALGTVEILRAPEDTTVTLWSYAERRGPADADVIVFDEARHPLMVLRGLRFEPLAEHGASADDALRYHLAWTEPVEPDPVPVPGRWALCTPPAGSGDALAEAMAELGAEVVPHRSGDTVPDGLDGVVFLAPSASADCETQERGLSALAGLATAGTAAGTTPRLAVITAGAQAVTADDVVNPCAALYWGFTRVLRREHGELGARLIDVDAAGPEWAARAAAEVLGASAEDQVALRGRRRLVARLRPGPGAPPVLPPPVTPPQPFRGAVTDAGQLIWVPDRVRRCGPGEVSVAVTAAAVDEHDEARLRGAATGDGDTSLGTSCAGMVTAVGPDITGIAVGDRVVACTPGALAAEVTVRADHTRPAPPALSDAEAAALPLVLTTAWHALVRLGGVETGDTVLIHAGTDGTALAGVALARLRGARVLATAGDTTAGELAESAGAALVVDTRDPDWTRTVLSATGGRGVDMVLHPQANPDVEIEDSLTVLGVEGRVVVLGADPVRVHPPDLLRPGVGLSVCDVRQLLGRHPHRFARTLELVWDLVAAGRVPALPVRTMTYGQAARAAPDRNRRGAQRLALTDPATATEVTPVPRPDGQFRADGAYLITGGLGALGLSLAEHLADRGAGALVLLGRSGPDPTAELRVKAMRAQNVQVEVVAGDVADRDALGAALAGVRDRIPPLRGVVHAAGVLADATVASLTDRHLHTAVGVKLGGARHLDALTRNDPLDFFVLFSSVAGLLGNPGQAAYSAANAALDAFAEARRRAGRATTSIQWGPFAGIGLAAAERGRGDRLASRGMGGIEPEAAWALLTAALDEDRPVTAYVDLDLRRWFDANPETAALPSWRTLLELSRRDGGPAVADGDFLARLHAAEGADRLRVAEIKVRELTGRVLRLDPAAIEADAGFKSLGLDSLLSLELRNRLESIFGLRLSPTVLWAHSSARALAGALCERLTPHGGPT is encoded by the coding sequence ATGGAGACACATCACCACATGGACGAGACCCCGCTTGCCGTGGTGGGCATGGCCGGCCGGTTTCCCGGCGCCGCCGACATCGACGGCCTGTGGAAGCTGCTGATCGACGGCGCCGACGCCATCGGCCCGGTCCCGGCCCGGCGCTGGGACGCGGGCGCCGTGCTCGACCCGGAACGGGCGATCCAGGGCGTCGGCGGCTTCATCGACGGCGTGGAGGAGTTCGACGCCGGGTTCTTCGGTGTCTCTCCGCGCGAGGCGGCCGCGATCGACCCGCAGCAGCGCCTGCTGCTGGAGACGGCCTGGCGCACCCTCGAGGACGCCGGCATCCCGGCGGCCGGTCTCGCCGGATCCCGAACCGGTGTCTACGTCGGCGCCTCCTGGCACGACTACGAGCTGGTCCGTGGGCGCAGCGCCGCACCGGCCACGCCGCACAGCCTGGTCGGCAACGCGCTGGACGTGATCGCCGCCCGGGTGTCCTACTTCCTCAAACTGCGCGGCCCGAGCATGACCGTCGAGACCGGCTGCTCATCGTCGCTGGTGGCGCTGCACCTGGCCGGGCAGGCCCTGCGCTCGGGGGAGATCGGCGCGGCGCTGGTCGCCGGGGTCAACCTCATCCTCGACCCGCACGTCACGGTCGGCCTGACCCACTTCGGGGCGCTCTCGCCGGACGGGCGCTGCGCCACGTTCTCCGACGAGGCCAACGGTTTCGTCCGGGGCGAGGGGGTCGCCGCGCTCTGTCTCAAGACTCTCGACCGGGCGCTGGCCGACGGCGACCGGATCCACGGGGTCATCGCGCGGACCGTGGTGAACAACGACGGCGGCGGGGAGAGTCTGGTCACTCCCAGCCCGGACGGGCAGGAGGACCTCATCCGCTCGGCGTACGGCCCGCCGGGCGAGCCCACCGGTCCGGCGCCCTTCTACATCGAGGCACACGGCACCGGCACCGACCGGGGCGACCCGATCGAGGTCACCACGCTCGGCCGGCTGCTCGGCCGTCCCGGTGACGAACCCCTGCACGTCGGATCGATCAAGACGAACATCGGCCACCTCGAGGCCTGCGCCGGCCTGGCCGGGCTGATCAAGCTGCTGCTCGTGCTGCGGCACCGGGTCGTGCCGCCGAGCCTCAACTCGGCGCGCCTCAACCCGGCCATCCCGTTCACCGACCTGGGCGTGCGGGTGGTGCGTGAACCGGTGCCGGTGCCGGCCGGCCCCGTCCGGCTGGGCGTGAGCTCGTTCGGCTGGGGCGGAACCAATGCCCACGTGGTGGTGCAGGACCCACCGGTGGGCGGGCCGGAGGCCGGGCGGGACGGGGCTTCGACCGGACTTCCCCCGGTGACCATGCTGTCCGCCAAGGACTGGCCGTCGCTGACCCGCCGGGCCGCTGACCTGGCCGCCGCCGTACCCGCCGCCGCCGACCGGGTGCCCGGGCTGGCGGGCACCCTGGCCTGGCGACGCGACCACTTCGGGGTGCGGGCCGCGGTGGTCGGATCTCGGCCGCAGGAGCTGCGCCGGCTGCTCGACGCGCTGGCCGGCCGGGCCGAGGACGCCCAGGACGACCCCGGTCTGGTCACCGGCCGCGCGGTCGAGACCGGCCGGGTCGCGTTCGTCTACCCCGGCCAGGGCGCGCAGTGGGCGGGGATGGGCCGCGAGCTGTACCGCGACAGCCCGGTGTTCCGGGACGTGATCGACCGGTGCGCCGTGGCCCTGCGCCCGCACCTCGACGAGGACCTGCTGGACGTGTTCGCCGCCGGCGGCGACGACCGCTGGATGGACCGCCTCGACCGGCTGCAGCCCGTCCTCTGGGCGACCGCACTCGGCCTGACCGCGCTGTGGCGTGCCTGCGGCGTGGAACCCGACGTGGTGATCGGCCACAGCCAGGGCGAGGTGGTGGCGGCCACCGTCACCGGCGCGCTCAGCCTCGACGACGCCGCCCTGGTGGTGGCCCGGCGCAGCCGGATCGCCGCCCGCACCAGCGGTCGCGGCCGGATGCTCATGGTCGACCTCGACGTCGACTCGGCGTACGCCGCGCTGGAGGGTTTCGAGGACACCGTCGCGCTGGCCGCGCACAACGGACCGACCTCGTGCGTGCTCTCCGGCGACGCCGACTCGGTGCTGATCCTCAAGGAACTGCTGGAGGCCGAGGGCACGTACTGCCGCCTGGTCAACGTCGACTACGCCTCGCACAGCCCGCAGATGGACGCGCTGCGCCCCGATCTGCTCGACGCGCTGAGCGCCGTCCGGCCCCGGCCGGGCCGTCCCGCGATGATGTCCACGGTGCGCCGGGCGCTGGTGTCCGGCACCGAGTTGGACGCCGCCTACTGGGTGGACAACCTGCGCCGTCCGGTGATGTTCGCGGACGCGATCGGCGACCTGCTCGACGACGGCGTCACGCACATCGTCGAGATCAGCCCGCACCCGATCCTGGTCACCCCGATCAAGCGGGTCTCGGCACGGCGCGCGCACGCCCCGGCCGTCCTGGCGACCCTGCGGCGCGGTCAGGGCACTGTCGGAGACTTCGCGACGGCCGCCGCGGCCGCCTACGTCGCCGGCCTGGAGCCGTTCGGCGGCCTGCCGCGCGAGGGTGTGGCCGCCGCCCCCGGATATCCGCTGCGGCCGGAGCCGTACTGGCCGGTGGAGGCCCCCGGCGCCTGGTCCGGCACCCAGGGCTTCGCCGCCCGGCTGCGCCCGGCACCGGACGACCCGGGCAGCTGGACCGCCACCTTCACGCTCTCCTGCGCCGGGGTGCCGTGGCTGGCCGAGCACCAGGTGCACGGTGTGCCGGTCCTGCCGGGCGCGGCCGTGCTGACGGCCCTGCTGTCCTGCGCACGGCAGCGGTGGCGGGCGGCCCCGGGGCTGATCACCGGGCTGCGGCTCACCGGCGCGGTGGCTCTCGGCGAGGCCCCGGTCGGGCTGGCCGCCCACTGGCGCGACACCGCCCGGGGCGCCACCGTCCGGCTGCTCGCGCTGCCCGAGGCGGCCACGACGTGGGAGGAGAAGGCGACCGCTCGTGTCGTCCGCGCTCAGCAGCCCCGCCTGGCGCCGGCCTTCCCCGACGATCTCGCCGCCCGGCTCACCCATGACGCCGACGACTTCTACCGCCTCTGGCACGGGCGCGGCCTGCAGTACGGGCCGGCTCTGCGCGGCATCCGGCGCCTGGCCGCCGGCGACGGGCGGGCGCTGGGCGAGATCGTGCTCGCCGAGCGGCTGCGCGCGGCCCCGTCCCACGGCGCCCCGCATCCGGCCCTGATCGACGCCGCACTGCAGGTGGCACTGGCCGCCTGTGAGCCGGCCGGCGACACCGCCGTGGTGCCGGTCGCGCTGGGCACGGTCGAGATTCTGCGGGCGCCCGAGGACACCACGGTCACGCTCTGGTCGTACGCCGAGCGCCGCGGTCCCGCCGATGCCGACGTGATCGTCTTCGACGAGGCCCGGCACCCGCTGATGGTGCTGCGCGGCCTGCGGTTCGAGCCCCTGGCCGAGCACGGCGCGAGCGCGGACGACGCGTTGCGCTACCACCTCGCCTGGACCGAGCCGGTCGAGCCGGACCCCGTGCCCGTCCCCGGCCGATGGGCGCTCTGCACCCCGCCGGCCGGGTCCGGTGACGCGCTGGCCGAGGCGATGGCGGAGCTGGGCGCCGAAGTCGTGCCTCACCGGTCGGGCGACACCGTGCCCGACGGCCTGGATGGCGTCGTCTTCCTCGCGCCGTCCGCGTCCGCCGACTGCGAAACCCAGGAACGTGGGCTCAGCGCGCTGGCCGGCCTCGCCACCGCCGGCACCGCCGCCGGGACCACGCCGCGCCTCGCGGTGATCACGGCCGGCGCACAGGCCGTGACGGCCGACGACGTCGTGAACCCCTGCGCCGCGCTCTACTGGGGCTTCACCCGGGTGCTGCGCCGCGAGCACGGCGAGCTCGGCGCGCGCCTGATCGACGTCGACGCGGCCGGTCCGGAGTGGGCCGCCCGGGCCGCCGCCGAGGTGCTCGGAGCCTCCGCCGAGGACCAGGTCGCCCTCCGCGGGCGACGGCGTCTCGTGGCCCGGCTCCGCCCCGGGCCGGGTGCGCCGCCCGTGCTGCCCCCGCCGGTCACCCCGCCGCAGCCGTTCCGCGGCGCGGTGACCGACGCGGGGCAGCTGATCTGGGTGCCGGACCGCGTGCGTCGCTGCGGCCCCGGCGAAGTGAGTGTCGCGGTGACCGCCGCGGCCGTCGACGAGCATGACGAGGCCCGGCTGCGCGGTGCCGCCACCGGTGACGGGGACACCAGCCTCGGCACCTCCTGTGCCGGCATGGTCACCGCGGTCGGACCGGACATCACCGGCATCGCGGTGGGCGACCGGGTCGTCGCCTGCACTCCGGGCGCGCTGGCCGCCGAGGTCACCGTCCGGGCCGATCACACCCGGCCGGCGCCTCCGGCGCTGAGCGACGCCGAGGCGGCCGCCCTGCCGCTGGTACTCACCACCGCCTGGCACGCCCTGGTCCGCCTGGGTGGGGTGGAGACCGGCGACACCGTGCTGATCCACGCGGGCACCGACGGCACCGCCCTGGCCGGCGTCGCGCTGGCCCGCCTGCGGGGCGCCCGGGTGCTGGCCACCGCGGGTGACACGACCGCGGGGGAACTGGCCGAGTCGGCCGGCGCCGCGCTCGTGGTCGACACCCGCGACCCGGACTGGACACGGACGGTGCTGTCCGCCACCGGTGGCCGCGGCGTCGACATGGTGCTGCACCCGCAGGCCAACCCGGACGTGGAGATCGAGGACAGCCTGACCGTGCTCGGCGTCGAGGGCCGCGTCGTGGTGCTGGGCGCCGACCCGGTCCGGGTGCACCCACCGGACCTGCTGCGTCCCGGCGTGGGGCTCAGCGTCTGCGACGTCCGGCAACTGCTCGGCCGGCACCCGCACCGCTTCGCCCGCACGCTCGAACTGGTGTGGGATCTGGTGGCGGCCGGCCGGGTGCCGGCCCTGCCGGTGCGGACCATGACGTACGGCCAAGCGGCCCGGGCGGCGCCGGACCGGAACCGCCGCGGCGCGCAGCGGCTGGCGCTGACCGACCCGGCCACCGCCACCGAGGTGACCCCGGTGCCCCGCCCCGACGGTCAGTTCCGGGCCGACGGCGCCTACCTGATCACCGGTGGGCTCGGCGCGCTCGGCCTGTCGCTGGCCGAGCATCTCGCCGACCGGGGAGCGGGCGCCTTGGTGCTGCTCGGCCGCTCCGGCCCGGACCCCACCGCGGAGCTGCGGGTCAAGGCGATGCGCGCCCAGAACGTCCAGGTCGAGGTCGTCGCCGGCGACGTCGCCGACAGGGACGCGCTCGGCGCGGCGCTGGCCGGCGTCCGGGACCGGATCCCCCCGCTGCGCGGCGTCGTGCACGCGGCCGGCGTCCTCGCCGACGCCACCGTGGCCAGCCTCACCGACCGGCACCTGCACACCGCCGTCGGCGTGAAACTCGGCGGAGCCCGGCACCTCGACGCGCTCACCCGCAACGACCCGCTCGACTTCTTCGTCCTCTTCAGCTCCGTGGCCGGGCTGCTGGGCAACCCGGGCCAGGCCGCCTACAGCGCGGCCAACGCCGCCCTCGACGCGTTCGCCGAGGCCCGGCGCCGGGCCGGCCGGGCGACCACGAGCATCCAGTGGGGGCCGTTCGCCGGCATCGGGCTGGCCGCGGCCGAGCGGGGACGCGGCGACCGGTTGGCCAGCCGGGGGATGGGCGGCATCGAGCCGGAGGCGGCGTGGGCGCTGCTGACCGCGGCGCTCGACGAGGACCGGCCGGTCACCGCCTATGTCGACCTGGACCTGCGGCGCTGGTTCGACGCGAACCCCGAGACGGCGGCCCTGCCCAGCTGGCGCACCCTGCTCGAGCTCTCGCGCCGGGACGGCGGCCCGGCGGTCGCCGACGGCGACTTCCTGGCCCGCCTGCACGCGGCGGAGGGTGCGGACCGGCTGCGGGTGGCCGAGATCAAGGTGCGCGAGCTGACCGGCCGGGTGCTGCGGCTGGACCCGGCGGCCATCGAGGCCGACGCCGGTTTCAAGTCCCTCGGCCTGGACTCCCTGCTCAGCCTGGAACTGCGCAACCGACTGGAGTCGATCTTCGGCCTGCGGCTGTCACCGACCGTGCTCTGGGCCCACAGCTCGGCCCGCGCCCTGGCCGGCGCACTCTGCGAGCGCCTGACCCCCCACGGAGGACCGACGTGA
- a CDS encoding NAD(P)/FAD-dependent oxidoreductase: MNQHIAGKRDTYDVAILGAGMAGGMLAAVLARHGVRVLLLDAGVHPRFAVGESTIPYTSGMTRLIAQRYDVPELKALSSFKGIRTRVSRSCGQKQNFGFVYHREGQAQDPGQINQLVVPSAIRTETHLFRQDVDAYLFHLAVAKGAVPRLGTRIENIEIDPDSGAVLRSTTGEEFRAAYVVDGSGFRSPLADAFSLRETPTRARTHSRTIFTHMVGVTPFDDAPAARHHKNPNPWHHGTLHHVFDGGWLWVIPFDNHPSSLNPLCSVGLTLDPRIHPQDGRSGQQEFDDFLARFPQIAHQFRGASAARPWVSTGRLQYSAKQVVGDRFCLTSHAAGFIDALYSRGLTNTMELVNALAWRLIAAARDGDWSTERFAYLEALQQGLFDFHDDLVYASFVGFGDYELWNAVNRTWMLGTMLGNVMLEDAYYRFLRTGDDAVFLDLENSARPGSPLPVSDGFNRMGVLARELCESVEAGTTKPGDAAAAILGHIGGADFIAPSFAFGERDTRCFNMTPAKMARNAVWCRREAPPEIGPRMINASKGLVRMRLRGGE; the protein is encoded by the coding sequence ATGAATCAGCACATCGCCGGCAAGCGAGACACCTACGACGTCGCCATCCTGGGCGCCGGCATGGCCGGCGGCATGCTCGCCGCAGTGCTCGCCCGCCACGGCGTACGGGTCCTGTTGCTCGACGCCGGCGTCCACCCCCGCTTCGCCGTGGGGGAGTCGACCATCCCGTACACCTCCGGCATGACCCGGCTGATCGCGCAGCGCTACGACGTCCCCGAGCTCAAGGCACTGTCCAGCTTCAAGGGCATCCGCACCAGGGTCTCGCGCTCCTGCGGCCAGAAGCAGAACTTCGGCTTCGTCTACCACCGGGAGGGACAGGCACAGGATCCGGGACAGATCAACCAGCTGGTGGTCCCGTCGGCGATCCGGACCGAGACGCACCTGTTCCGGCAGGACGTCGACGCCTACCTGTTCCACCTGGCGGTGGCCAAGGGGGCCGTCCCGCGACTGGGCACCAGGATCGAGAACATCGAGATCGACCCGGACAGCGGGGCGGTGCTGCGCAGCACGACCGGCGAGGAGTTCCGGGCCGCTTACGTCGTCGACGGCAGCGGCTTCCGGTCCCCGCTGGCCGACGCGTTCAGCCTGCGGGAGACGCCGACCCGGGCGCGCACCCACAGCCGGACGATCTTCACCCACATGGTCGGGGTCACGCCGTTCGACGACGCGCCGGCGGCCCGGCACCACAAGAACCCGAACCCGTGGCACCACGGCACCCTGCACCACGTCTTCGACGGCGGGTGGCTCTGGGTGATCCCGTTCGACAACCACCCCAGCTCGCTCAACCCGCTCTGCAGCGTCGGTTTGACGCTCGACCCGCGGATCCATCCCCAGGACGGCCGGTCCGGGCAGCAGGAGTTCGACGACTTCCTGGCCCGGTTCCCGCAGATCGCCCACCAGTTCCGCGGAGCGTCCGCCGCGCGGCCCTGGGTGAGCACCGGACGACTGCAGTACTCGGCCAAGCAGGTGGTCGGCGACCGGTTCTGCCTGACCTCGCACGCCGCCGGCTTCATCGACGCCCTCTACTCCCGCGGCCTGACCAACACGATGGAACTGGTCAACGCCCTGGCCTGGCGCCTGATCGCCGCCGCCCGCGACGGCGACTGGTCGACCGAGCGCTTCGCCTACCTGGAGGCGCTGCAGCAGGGGCTGTTCGACTTCCACGACGACCTGGTGTACGCCTCGTTCGTCGGGTTCGGCGACTACGAGTTGTGGAACGCCGTCAACCGCACCTGGATGCTCGGCACGATGCTCGGCAACGTCATGCTCGAGGACGCGTACTACCGCTTCCTGCGCACCGGCGACGACGCGGTCTTCCTCGACCTGGAGAACAGCGCCCGCCCCGGCTCGCCGCTGCCGGTCAGCGACGGCTTCAACCGGATGGGCGTGCTGGCCCGCGAGCTGTGCGAGTCCGTCGAGGCCGGCACCACCAAGCCGGGTGATGCCGCCGCCGCGATCCTCGGCCACATCGGCGGCGCCGACTTCATCGCGCCCTCCTTCGCCTTCGGCGAGCGCGACACCCGCTGCTTCAACATGACGCCCGCCAAGATGGCGCGCAACGCGGTGTGGTGCCGCCGGGAGGCCCCGCCCGAGATCGGCCCTCGAATGATCAACGCCAGCAAGGGTCTCGTGCGGATGCGGCTGCGCGGCGGCGAGTGA
- a CDS encoding cation:proton antiporter, translating into MSSTQVQLLFVDLALILLLAQGLGRLAVLVRQPPVIGEIVAGILLGPTLLHGRLSATLFPGGVRPLLGAMAALGVLLFMFGVGVEVEHHVLRGRGRATALCALGSMLVPFLLGAGLAGTLLSGHRTASPTGYVLFVGLAVSVTAFPVLARILSDRGLATTAVGGVALAVAALVDVIAWAALAGVQAFTGGPGQHWRVALILPFAAFLAFVVRPLARRWLLSARAGADPGEPSPLRFGVVVIGALLSGAATEVMGLHYLFGAFMFGLVMPREGARGLRDGLLRQVGRVTALLLPVYFVVAGLQVDLSHLGVTAFLELGAILVVAIAGKFAGAYLGARTQGLAARPSAALAVLMNTRGLTELIILGVGLQLGLLDGGLYSLMVVMALVTTAMTGPLLALVYRKPVEITVPAPAASPALSGAAGRAG; encoded by the coding sequence ATGAGCAGCACCCAGGTGCAGCTGCTCTTCGTCGACCTGGCCCTCATCCTGCTCCTCGCCCAGGGGTTGGGGCGGCTCGCCGTCCTGGTGCGCCAGCCGCCGGTGATCGGCGAGATCGTCGCGGGCATCCTGCTCGGCCCCACCCTGCTGCACGGCCGGCTGTCCGCCACGCTCTTCCCCGGCGGCGTCCGGCCACTGCTGGGCGCGATGGCTGCCCTGGGTGTGCTGCTGTTCATGTTCGGCGTCGGGGTGGAGGTCGAGCACCACGTCCTGCGCGGCCGGGGACGGGCCACCGCGCTGTGCGCCCTGGGCTCGATGCTCGTGCCGTTCCTGCTCGGCGCCGGACTCGCCGGGACACTGCTGTCCGGCCACCGCACGGCGAGCCCGACCGGATACGTGCTCTTCGTCGGTTTGGCCGTTTCGGTGACCGCCTTCCCGGTGCTGGCCCGCATCCTCAGCGACCGCGGGCTCGCGACGACCGCGGTCGGCGGGGTGGCACTGGCCGTGGCCGCGCTCGTCGACGTGATCGCCTGGGCCGCGCTGGCCGGCGTGCAGGCGTTCACCGGCGGTCCCGGACAGCACTGGCGGGTGGCGCTGATCCTGCCCTTCGCCGCGTTCCTGGCGTTCGTGGTGCGCCCGCTGGCCCGCCGCTGGCTGCTGTCCGCCCGGGCCGGCGCCGACCCGGGGGAGCCGTCGCCGCTGCGCTTCGGCGTGGTGGTGATCGGGGCGCTGCTCAGCGGCGCGGCGACCGAGGTGATGGGCCTGCACTATCTCTTCGGCGCCTTCATGTTCGGGCTGGTCATGCCCCGTGAGGGGGCCCGTGGGCTGCGCGACGGTCTGTTGCGTCAGGTCGGGCGGGTCACCGCGCTGCTGCTGCCGGTCTACTTCGTCGTGGCCGGCCTGCAGGTCGACCTGAGCCACCTGGGCGTCACCGCGTTCCTCGAACTGGGCGCGATCCTGGTCGTGGCGATCGCCGGCAAGTTCGCCGGCGCCTACCTCGGCGCCCGCACGCAGGGCCTGGCCGCCCGGCCGTCGGCGGCGCTGGCGGTCCTGATGAACACCCGAGGCCTCACCGAGCTCATCATCCTGGGCGTCGGGCTCCAGCTCGGCCTGCTCGACGGCGGCCTCTACTCGCTGATGGTGGTCATGGCATTGGTCACCACCGCGATGACCGGACCACTGCTGGCCCTGGTCTACCGCAAGCCCGTCGAGATCACCGTCCCGGCCCCGGCCGCGTCCCCCGCGCTGTCCGGCGCGGCCGGCCGCGCCGGCTGA
- a CDS encoding NAD(P)/FAD-dependent oxidoreductase codes for MSSQLFGVPDEFDVIVIGGGPAGATTAGLLAQRGHSVLVLDRERFPRYHVGESLIPAFMRPMKELGLTERMDARGFERKYGGTLIWGNEQVPWQFSFIEGGYEYAYHTRRADLDALILDRARELGACVVEDATVRETIDVDGRVTGVRYALRGGDGLVEARARLVVDASGQARVIGRRQTGVKWHDELRNVAVWTYFDNCERLPGDEYTNILIEGLDEGWFWGIPIDKGTISVGYVTRASMAGEGDQKLEQIFREQVERTTKLKKMLAPGRRSAGFRTARDWSYHSDRFYGDGWVLVGDAAAFVDPLFSTGVALATLAGSTLAKIVDQIIEHPEIEEKALDRYATAYSNFFDEIRTFVERFYDRTKYKEFYHSLAQEMVDPEQKNKPSQDFVTLISGMSGKHAMFHIDLSDLIAADDGR; via the coding sequence ATGTCCTCCCAGCTATTCGGAGTCCCCGACGAATTCGACGTCATCGTCATCGGCGGTGGGCCGGCCGGTGCGACCACGGCCGGTCTGCTCGCCCAGCGGGGGCACAGCGTCCTGGTCCTCGATCGCGAGCGGTTCCCGCGCTACCACGTCGGGGAGTCGCTGATCCCCGCCTTCATGCGCCCGATGAAGGAGCTCGGGCTGACCGAGCGGATGGACGCCCGCGGCTTCGAGCGCAAGTACGGCGGCACCCTCATCTGGGGCAACGAGCAGGTGCCGTGGCAGTTCTCGTTCATCGAGGGCGGGTACGAGTACGCCTACCACACCCGTCGCGCCGACCTGGACGCGCTGATCCTCGACCGGGCCCGTGAGCTGGGCGCCTGCGTCGTCGAGGACGCCACGGTCCGCGAGACGATCGATGTCGACGGCCGGGTCACCGGCGTCCGCTACGCGCTGCGTGGCGGCGACGGCCTCGTCGAGGCCCGGGCCCGGCTGGTCGTCGACGCCTCCGGGCAGGCCCGGGTGATCGGCCGCCGGCAGACCGGCGTGAAGTGGCACGACGAACTGCGCAACGTCGCCGTCTGGACCTACTTCGACAACTGCGAGCGGCTGCCCGGCGACGAGTACACCAACATCCTCATCGAGGGCCTCGACGAGGGATGGTTCTGGGGGATCCCGATCGACAAGGGCACGATCAGCGTCGGCTACGTGACGCGCGCGTCCATGGCCGGCGAGGGCGACCAGAAGCTCGAGCAGATCTTCCGCGAGCAGGTCGAGCGCACCACCAAGCTGAAGAAGATGCTCGCGCCCGGGCGGCGCTCGGCCGGATTCCGGACGGCCCGGGACTGGTCCTATCACAGCGACCGTTTCTACGGCGACGGATGGGTTCTCGTCGGTGACGCGGCAGCCTTCGTCGACCCGCTGTTCTCGACCGGTGTCGCCCTGGCCACGCTGGCCGGCAGCACCCTCGCGAAAATCGTCGACCAGATCATCGAGCACCCGGAGATCGAGGAGAAGGCACTGGACCGGTACGCCACCGCGTACTCGAATTTCTTCGACGAGATCCGGACATTCGTCGAGCGGTTCTACGACCGTACGAAATATAAGGAGTTTTATCACAGCCTGGCGCAGGAAATGGTTGATCCGGAGCAGAAGAACAAGCCGTCGCAGGACTTCGTCACGCTGATCTCCGGAATGAGCGGCAAACACGCGATGTTCCACATCGACCTCAGCGACCTGATCGCCGCGGACGACGGGCGATGA